The proteins below are encoded in one region of Deltaproteobacteria bacterium:
- a CDS encoding flavin-dependent monooxygenase, whose amino-acid sequence MRSMDVSPEELIQRAKDLGPALKERSAAATQARQLPAETIADFKEAGFFRILQPKRWGGYELDPEVFFDCVVEIARSCPSSAWVLGVVGIHNWQLALFPDQAQQDAWADDSSVLISSSYMPVGKVTPVDGGYMLSGRWGFSSGSDYCDWAFLGAFIHSENGPPDMRTFMVPKSDYTLDDDWHTSGLKATGSKSVVVDNVFVPEYRTHKMADGFRMKSPGHDENDAAVFKIPFGQIFTRSVATPAVGMAQGALDAYMEFCADRVSRADGKNLKLDPNTQEVCAKAALAIDEVRTLMRRDYKEMMEYARTGEDIPIPVRVRYRYNAAAGTDKCIRVVDDLVNASGAAAIFLNNPINSFWRDIHAARAHHANNPHKSGRNYGGVMMGMKTQDWFI is encoded by the coding sequence ATTCGGAGTATGGATGTGAGCCCAGAAGAGCTTATTCAACGAGCAAAAGACCTCGGCCCAGCACTGAAAGAACGCTCAGCAGCTGCGACCCAAGCTCGCCAGCTTCCAGCGGAAACCATCGCAGACTTCAAAGAGGCTGGTTTTTTTCGAATTCTCCAGCCGAAGCGTTGGGGCGGTTACGAACTGGACCCGGAAGTCTTCTTCGACTGTGTCGTTGAAATCGCTCGTTCTTGTCCTTCCAGCGCATGGGTTTTGGGCGTGGTGGGCATTCACAACTGGCAACTCGCCCTCTTCCCTGACCAGGCGCAGCAGGATGCCTGGGCCGACGACAGCTCGGTCCTGATTTCATCGTCCTACATGCCCGTTGGCAAAGTAACTCCCGTGGACGGCGGATATATGCTCAGTGGACGGTGGGGATTTTCAAGTGGCTCAGATTATTGTGACTGGGCATTCTTAGGGGCATTTATCCACAGCGAAAATGGCCCACCTGATATGCGTACATTCATGGTCCCAAAATCGGACTACACACTAGACGATGACTGGCACACGTCTGGGCTTAAGGCCACCGGGTCGAAAAGCGTGGTCGTCGACAATGTATTCGTCCCTGAATACCGAACACACAAAATGGCAGATGGATTTCGAATGAAGAGTCCAGGTCATGATGAAAATGACGCGGCCGTTTTCAAGATTCCGTTTGGACAAATCTTTACACGTTCAGTCGCCACCCCTGCCGTGGGTATGGCACAAGGTGCACTCGATGCATACATGGAATTTTGCGCAGATCGAGTGAGTAGAGCCGATGGGAAAAACCTCAAGCTTGACCCCAATACCCAAGAGGTTTGTGCCAAAGCTGCCCTAGCGATTGACGAGGTGCGCACGCTCATGCGCCGGGATTACAAAGAGATGATGGAATATGCACGAACCGGTGAAGATATTCCGATTCCAGTTCGAGTGCGGTACCGCTACAATGCTGCCGCAGGCACCGATAAATGTATTCGGGTCGTCGACGACTTGGTGAATGCAAGCGGAGCCGCTGCTATTTTCCTCAATAATCCAATCAACTCCTTTTGGAGAGATATTCACGCGGCACGGGCACACCATGCCAACAACCCCCATAAGTCCGGGCGTAACTATGGTGGTGTTATGATGGGTATGAAAACTCAAGACTGGTTCATTTAA
- a CDS encoding biphenyl 2,3-dioxygenase: MNGVAQLGYLGFEVKDLEAWEQFSINILGLDIVNKTADGSFGLRMDSHHQRFFITQGEADDLSVVGWQVADEASLDNLVKKLKDTGTEVTPGTQQEAQARMVQALVKFNDPAGNPCEIFYGAQTAENDFESKLVKRGFIAEEQGLGHTVLHANDQEESGDFYQNLLGFKLSDKIQCEFFGYDVDLSFMHANARHHSLAIGKQHKKRIHHFMLEVKTMDDVGLCYDRCIRAKVPIMNTLGRHPNDKMFSFYAMTPSGFQFEFGWGGRQIDDENWEPTTYDCISEWGHHPPMMLAPKKPKKAS, encoded by the coding sequence ATGAATGGGGTTGCCCAATTGGGTTATCTTGGGTTCGAGGTCAAAGACCTTGAGGCCTGGGAACAGTTTTCTATCAATATTTTAGGACTGGATATTGTCAATAAGACAGCGGATGGCTCGTTTGGTCTCCGGATGGATAGCCATCATCAAAGGTTCTTTATCACCCAAGGCGAAGCCGATGACCTCAGTGTCGTAGGTTGGCAAGTTGCCGATGAAGCTTCGCTCGACAACCTCGTCAAAAAGTTGAAAGACACCGGAACCGAAGTCACACCCGGTACGCAACAAGAAGCTCAAGCACGAATGGTCCAAGCCTTGGTCAAATTCAATGACCCTGCAGGTAACCCATGTGAGATATTTTACGGGGCCCAGACCGCGGAAAACGACTTTGAGTCTAAACTTGTGAAACGAGGATTTATTGCTGAGGAACAAGGCCTTGGTCACACAGTACTCCACGCCAATGACCAAGAAGAGAGCGGAGATTTCTACCAAAACCTTCTAGGCTTTAAGCTCAGTGATAAAATTCAATGCGAATTCTTCGGCTATGATGTCGACCTTAGTTTCATGCACGCCAATGCACGCCATCACTCGCTTGCTATTGGGAAGCAGCACAAAAAGCGTATTCATCATTTTATGCTTGAAGTAAAAACAATGGACGATGTGGGGCTGTGCTACGACCGATGTATCCGCGCCAAAGTTCCCATTATGAATACACTGGGACGTCACCCCAATGACAAAATGTTCTCCTTCTACGCCATGACGCCAAGCGGTTTTCAATTTGAATTCGGCTGGGGTGGCCGGCAGATCGATGATGAAAACTGGGAACCCACCACCTACGACTGCATCAGTGAATGGGGACACCATCCTCCCATGATGCTTGCACCTAAAAAACCGAAGAAGGCCTCTTAA